Proteins encoded within one genomic window of Eurosta solidaginis isolate ZX-2024a chromosome 1, ASM4086904v1, whole genome shotgun sequence:
- the Bin1 gene encoding histone deacetylase complex subunit SAP18, whose product MANVESMIVEEKSHLKPVDREKTCPLLLRVFCSTGRHHSVSEYMYGNVPSNELQIYTWQDATLHELTSLVRDVNPDTRKKGTYFDFAVVFPNFRNNHYQMREIGVTCTGQKGADDTKTLAQAKFCIGDFLDISITPPNRMPPMRRNRPY is encoded by the exons ATGGCCAACGTTGAATCAATGATTGTTGAGGAGAAGTCACATTTAAAGCCAGTAGATCGGGAAAAG ACATGTCCACTATTGCTGCGTGTTTTTTGCTCCACTGGTCGCCATCATTCCGTCTCCGAATATATGTATGGCAATGTACCAAGTAATGAATTGCAAATTTATACCTGGCAGGACGCAACACTGCACGAGCTTACCTCGCTGGTGCGCGATGTTAATCCGGATACACGTAAAAAGGGTACATATTTTGATTTTGCTgttgtttttccaaattttcgcaaTAACCATTATCAAATGCGTGAGATTGGTGTTACCTGCACAGGGCAAAAAGGTGCTGATGATACGAAAACATTAGCGCAAGCAAAATTCTGCATTGGAGATTTTCTAGATATTTCAATAACACCACCTAATCGCATGCCACCTATGCGCCGCAACCGGCCATATTAA